The Sphaerisporangium siamense genome includes the window CGCGATGGCGTCAGTCATGGTTGTCGCTCCTTGAACGCGCGGAGCGCGGCGTCGCGCTCCGCTGGGGTTTGGTCCCGGACCTTGTCCAGAGCGGCGCGCGCCGTGGCGGCGTCCTCCGGACTCACGAGAGCGTGCGAATAGATGTCGAGCAGCGCCATGGCGAGGCGGTGGTCTCCCTCCGGCGTCATCGTGTCGACGCCGAGCCCCCGCGAGACGTGCTCGTGCAGCACCGGGACGGCCAGCGCCATCGCGGTGAGCACGGTCGCGCGGGCACGGCGGTCCGCCGTGAAGGTGGCGTCGCCGGTCTCCTCGAAGGTGGCGAGCCACGCCTCGGTCATCTCGACCATCTGGTCGAACAGTGCCGCGGCGGATCCGTCGGCCAGTTCGCGCGCCAGGTACCTCTGGTAGGGGATCAGGGCGGCACGTGCGGCGGCGATGTGGTTGATGTCGCCGAACGTGCCGTCCTTGTGGCCTTCGCGCGCCTGGTCGTTCAGTTCCCGGACCGTCTTGGCCATGTAGTCGTCGCACGCCTCGCGCAGCGCCTGTTTGGAGCCGAAATGGTGGCGTACCAGACCTGAGGACACTCCCGCGGTCCTGGCGATCTCGCGGATGGTCGCTCTCTCGAATCCGTGCTCTCCGAAGTGCAGCAACGCCGCGTCTCGGATGCGGGCACGGGCGGTGAGGTCCTCGGGGTTCGGCTGGGTCGTCGCCACGATCTCTCTTCCTGTCCAGGCGTGTAGCCGACTACACCTGCGTGAAGGAAGCTATACGTGTGTGTAGTCGGCGTCCAGGCTTCCCTACGCGTTCTTGACGCCAAGGCTCTCACTTGGGCGTGATCCGGCCCGATGGCCGCCGGAAAAGCTGACGGATCCTGACGGGTACGGCCGGTAGCGTCGCCGTGCACTCCCGGACGGAACGCAGGTGAGATCGATGCGCTACGTGGCGCTGCTGCGCGGTATCAACGTCAGCCCCCGCACCCAGATCGCCATGGCCGATCTCCGGGCGCTGCTGGAGGGCCTCGGGTACGGCGATGTCCGCACCCACCTGCGGAGCGGGAACGCCCTGTTCACGGCCGCTGAGGAGGACGCCGCCGGCCTCGCCGCCCGCATCGGGCGCCGATGCGCCGAGGAGCTGGGCGTCGGGCCCGCGGTCATCCTGCGGACGGTGCCGGAACTGCGCGCCGTCGTCGAGGAGAATCCCCTGGAGGTCCGGGATCCGGCGAGGTTCATGGTCGTGTTCCAGGCCGAGGCCCCCGACCGGAAGGTCGTGGACGGCATCGACCCGGCGCTGTACGCGCCCGAGGAGGTCGCGGCCGGCAGGCGGGAGCTGTACATGTACTTCCCCGACGGCCTCAGGCGGACCAAGCTGCCGGCCCTGCTGGAGGAGCGGTCCCGTGTCCCGGCCACCATGCGCAACTGGAACACGGTCACGCGGCTGCTCTCACTCGGGGAAAGCTCTCCCTGACGAGTCGCCGTGGGCCGTCATCGCGAACGAAGACCGGCCGCAGTCCGGCCTGGCTTCGTCACCGGAGCGACGGGATCGCCCGCGTGAGGCGCCGGTGAAGCGGAGCACGTGCGGATGGCCATCCTCGTGACCGGGGCGACGGGCACCGTCGGACGCCATGTGGCGGATGTGCTGATCAGAGCCGGCCGCCGGGTGCGCGCGCTGACCCGCGACCCGTCCAGGGCCCCCGGCCGGGGCGTAGATCGTGGCCGGAGACCTCACCGACCCCGGCGGGTTCGTGGACGCGTTCGAGGGCACGGAAAGGTGTGACTTCTGTGCAAGGCAATGGGATACGGCCCGACCTGATCCGGCCTTTCTCCTAAAAGCGGCCGGATCAGGTGGACGTGGGGAGGCTCATCCCCCTGTGGTGTTCCTGCGGGTATACGCTGCGTTCTGGCGTATCCGAATGTTACAGATGCGGTGCTTCCTCTTGCAGTTGCCTATTCCTATCGCCGAGCTTCCGTGCTGCAGTTCGAGCGACATGTTCTGCGTGCCGATGTTATAGTTCGGACTGCTCGTCTCAAGGATGGCGGAGATGTATTTGCCGTTACCCACCCTGCTTATACGGTTGTGGGACCCCCTCCCGTGATCATCCGAAGCGGTGATCGTGGGAGAGGCCGCCTCGGCCGGTGACGCGGCGATCGCCCCGGCGAGCCCGATGACGAACACGGCGGTCACGAGCCGTGTCACGGCTCCCGTCAGGTATACGAGCGGATTGCCCGCGCGGTGACTCATGCGTCGCGCACCTGCCTTCAAATAGATCGGTCGGCGGGTCCTTACGTGCGCCTCGCCTCGGCGACACCGCCTGCATACCCGCCGACCAGGTCGGAGTCTCCTTTCGCGCGATCGGCGGTCTGGATGATTGCCTCCTTTTTGTCCGGCCATCACCGGGACCGCCTTCCTCGCGCTTTTCGTAAACCGTCCCCCGGTCGATTCTCGCCCCCTTTTGACCTGATCAGATGTGTAGTGCGGCTAATGAGCTGAATGCCGAAGATGATGGTCTTGATGTGGTTGGCCGGAATCGTCCGAGGGCGGCGGCCGGACAGAATTCCGCGGGGTATCGCCGGCGGCAAAGTTACGGCAAACTACTCCAGGTGTCAGGGTCGTCACCTTTGGTGAGGGCCGCGGTCGGCTCACGAGAGTAGGCGCGCTCATGCAGGCTTTCACGCTGCCGAACTTCTACTTGGCCTATCCGGCGCGGCTCAACCCGCACCTGGAGCGCTCACGGGCGCACAGCGAGGCGTGGGCAGAACGCATGGGCATGCTCGACGAGCCGAAACCGTCCGGCGAGGTCATCTGGGACGCCCAGGCCCTCGCCCGCATGGACTACGCGCTGATGTGCGCCTACACCCACCCCGACTGCGACGGCCCCACCCTCGACCTCGTCACCGACTGGTACGTCTGGGTCTTCTACTTCGACGACCACTTCCTCGAAATGTTCAAACACTCCCGCGACCTCGCCGGCGGCAAGGCCCACCTCGACCACCTCGAACGGTTCATGACCGTGGACGGCGAGGCCCCGCCCGAGCCGGGGAACGCCGTCGAGGCCGGGCTGAAAGACCTGTGGGAACGCACGGTGCCCGCCATGTCGCCCGCATGGCGGCGGCGGTTCATCGCCAGCACCCACAACCTCATGGTCGAGTCGATGTGGGAGCTGGACAACATCAACCGAGGCCGCGTCGCCAACCCCATCGAGTACGTCCAGATGCGGCGCAGGGTCGGCGGGGCTCCCTGGTCGGCCAACCTCGTCGAGTTCGCCGCGCACGCCGAGATCCCCGGCGTCATCGCCGCGACCCGGCCGATGCGCGTCCTCGCCGACACCTTCTCCGACGCCGTCCACCTGCGCAACGACCTGTTCTCCTACCAGCGCGAGGTCCGTGAGGAAGGCGAGAACTCCAACGCCGTCCTGGTGTTCGAACGGTTCTTCGGCTGCGCCACGCAGGAGGCGGCCGAGATGGTCAACGACCTGCTGACGTCCCGCCTGGAGCAGTTCGAGACCACCGCGCTCACCGAGGTCCCCGCGCTGCTCGCCGACCACGCCGTCCCGCCGCACGAGCAGATCGCCGTGGCCGCGTACGTCAAGGGCCTCCAGGACTGGCAGTCCGGCGGCCACGAGTGGCACGCCCGGTCCAGCCGGTACATGAACGAGGGCGCCGTCTCTGGGCCTGGCGGCCTGCCGGCCGGTCCCACCGGCCTCGGCACCACCGCCGCGCTGGTCACGCGCTCGCCGCTCGCGCCGGGGCTGCGCCGCCGGGCGCGTCAGCATTCCCACGTCCCGTTCGTCCCCGTGGGCCACCTTCCCCTGCCCGATCTCCTGATGCCCTTCGCCCCGCGCAGCAGCCCCCACCTGGAGGGCGCGCGTGCCCACGGCATCGCGTGGGCGCGCGAGGTCGGCCTCTTCGACTCGCTGCCCGGGGTCGAGGCGGGTGGGGTGTGGGACGAGCGGTGGTGCCGTGTCACCGACCTCGCGCACTGCGCCGCGATGATCCACGCCGACGCCACCCCCGGGCAGCTCGACCTCTCCACCGACTGGCTCACCTGGGGAACCTACGCCGACGACTACTACCCGCTCGTCTTCGGCAGGTCCCGCGACCTGCCGGCGGCCAAGCTGTGCACCGAGCGGCTGTCGGCCTTCATGCCGCTCGACGCCGGAGCCGCCCCCGAGCCCGCCAACCCGCTCGAACGCGGCCTGGACGACCTCTGGCGGCGCACCGCCGTCCCCATGTCGCCGGACGCCCGGCGCCACCTTCGCGCGGCGGTCGACGAGATGACGGCGAGCTGGCTGTGGGAGCTGGCGAACCAGGCCGAACACCGCATTCCCGACCCGATCGACTACGTCGAGATGCGCCGCAGGACCTTCGGGTCCGAGCTGACCAAGAGCCTCGCCCGGTTCGCCGAGGGCGACACCGTACCGTCCGAGATCTACGGCACCCGCGTCATGCACGAGCTGGAGACCGCCGCGGAGGACTACGCCTGCTTCACCAACGACCTCTTCTCGTACCAGAAGGAGGTCCAGTTCGAGGGCGAGTTCTTCAACATGGTCGTGGTCGTCGAGAACTTCCTCGGCGTCGATCGCTACACGGCGCGCGACATCGTGGCCGATCTCATGGCGGCCCGCGTGCGGCAGTTCGAGCACATCGTCGCCAATGATCTGCCGGTGCTGTTCGACGAGCTGGGCCTGGACGAACGCGCCCGCGGCGCGGTGTACGGCTACGCCGGCAAACTCAAGGACTGGA containing:
- a CDS encoding TetR/AcrR family transcriptional regulator, with protein sequence MATTQPNPEDLTARARIRDAALLHFGEHGFERATIREIARTAGVSSGLVRHHFGSKQALREACDDYMAKTVRELNDQAREGHKDGTFGDINHIAAARAALIPYQRYLARELADGSAAALFDQMVEMTEAWLATFEETGDATFTADRRARATVLTAMALAVPVLHEHVSRGLGVDTMTPEGDHRLAMALLDIYSHALVSPEDAATARAALDKVRDQTPAERDAALRAFKERQP
- a CDS encoding terpene synthase family protein is translated as MQAFTLPNFYLAYPARLNPHLERSRAHSEAWAERMGMLDEPKPSGEVIWDAQALARMDYALMCAYTHPDCDGPTLDLVTDWYVWVFYFDDHFLEMFKHSRDLAGGKAHLDHLERFMTVDGEAPPEPGNAVEAGLKDLWERTVPAMSPAWRRRFIASTHNLMVESMWELDNINRGRVANPIEYVQMRRRVGGAPWSANLVEFAAHAEIPGVIAATRPMRVLADTFSDAVHLRNDLFSYQREVREEGENSNAVLVFERFFGCATQEAAEMVNDLLTSRLEQFETTALTEVPALLADHAVPPHEQIAVAAYVKGLQDWQSGGHEWHARSSRYMNEGAVSGPGGLPAGPTGLGTTAALVTRSPLAPGLRRRARQHSHVPFVPVGHLPLPDLLMPFAPRSSPHLEGARAHGIAWAREVGLFDSLPGVEAGGVWDERWCRVTDLAHCAAMIHADATPGQLDLSTDWLTWGTYADDYYPLVFGRSRDLPAAKLCTERLSAFMPLDAGAAPEPANPLERGLDDLWRRTAVPMSPDARRHLRAAVDEMTASWLWELANQAEHRIPDPIDYVEMRRRTFGSELTKSLARFAEGDTVPSEIYGTRVMHELETAAEDYACFTNDLFSYQKEVQFEGEFFNMVVVVENFLGVDRYTARDIVADLMAARVRQFEHIVANDLPVLFDELGLDERARGAVYGYAGKLKDWMSGILEWHRECARYTEPELARRHLPAIRPDFTLHPTGPGTTTSRSPSGAPSPTPTSSPPAPTPSSIPTLSPVPTAASFAASMPAAEVSAGAPAWTGMAADVTGTHRASGSASGAVRASEVKG
- a CDS encoding DUF1697 domain-containing protein; amino-acid sequence: MRYVALLRGINVSPRTQIAMADLRALLEGLGYGDVRTHLRSGNALFTAAEEDAAGLAARIGRRCAEELGVGPAVILRTVPELRAVVEENPLEVRDPARFMVVFQAEAPDRKVVDGIDPALYAPEEVAAGRRELYMYFPDGLRRTKLPALLEERSRVPATMRNWNTVTRLLSLGESSP
- a CDS encoding NmrA family NAD(P)-binding protein: MAILVTGATGTVGRHVADVLIRAGRRVRALTRDPSRAPGRGVDRGRRPHRPRRVRGRVRGHGKV